The sequence ACATTAAGTAATACTTTAGGAGTAGTGTGCGTGTGGGGCTTTAGTCGTCGACCTTCACCGGCACATGGAATTATAGCTTTAAACATTTTCGCCTCCTTTATTATTTATTATTAGAGAGTATTTTTTTTAATTCATCAATGGCACGAATAATTTCTGGTTTTACACCCCGGGCATACGCCAAATAAAAGCTAATAAAATCACCCAACATGATCGTGGAAAATATTTTGGCAAGTGGCGAATTCCCCCGGGCAATAAATTTTTGGAACTTAAATAAATTATTGTGCGTCGATTTTAAGAATTGTGCCCGGATAATCTTTAAAGTATATTTTACTCGTAGTAAGTTTCGCGGATGGCTTTCGGGGTCAATAAGAATCAAGCAATAAATAGGTACTAAAGAATTACTATCAGTAATTCCCATAATTTCGTTATGGTCTAATTCTGGAAAAACATTACTGTGCGCAATTATTTCAGCATTTTCGTTAAACTGAGTTTGCCAACGGGTAGCAACTGGCGCTAATAGTTGACTTGTAGCATATATCACCGGTAGCGAACCAATCAATCGTTCAGCAAATTTTTTGGCAAACCGTTCATAGTAATTACGATAGCGATTGAGGGTGTTGATTGTTTCCATGACATCTTTCTGCATATCACCAATAAAGTTAAGAGTGGAAAGTATCTTTAGCTGTGGGAAAAAAAGATAACCGATTGCACAGCGCGATGACAGACCGGAGGGAATATCAATACAATCAATTTGGTATTTTTTACACAGTTGCCATAAATGGCCACCGCTTGTTATGGTGATGATATGAGCTCCGCGGTTTTTGGCTTCATAGAAGCTATTGATTGTTTCTTCAGTGTTTCCTGAATAACTTACGGCAATAAACAAAGTGTTTTTATTAACAAAACCCGGGACCTGATAATCTTTTATAGTTATTAATGGAACCTTGAGGGTTGACAAAGTTAACACTCTCAGAAGGTCACCGCCAATCCCCGAACCACCCATGCCAGATATTACAATATTTTCATAATTTCGTCGGCATCTTTTAATGCGGACGTTGATTTTCCACG comes from candidate division WOR-3 bacterium and encodes:
- a CDS encoding bifunctional phosphoglucose/phosphomannose isomerase — its product is MRNIIYNLPEQIKDAWKINVRIKRCRRNYENIVISGMGGSGIGGDLLRVLTLSTLKVPLITIKDYQVPGFVNKNTLFIAVSYSGNTEETINSFYEAKNRGAHIITITSGGHLWQLCKKYQIDCIDIPSGLSSRCAIGYLFFPQLKILSTLNFIGDMQKDVMETINTLNRYRNYYERFAKKFAERLIGSLPVIYATSQLLAPVATRWQTQFNENAEIIAHSNVFPELDHNEIMGITDSNSLVPIYCLILIDPESHPRNLLRVKYTLKIIRAQFLKSTHNNLFKFQKFIARGNSPLAKIFSTIMLGDFISFYLAYARGVKPEIIRAIDELKKILSNNK